Proteins encoded together in one Chryseobacterium sp. G0201 window:
- a CDS encoding acetyl-CoA C-acyltransferase: MSKQAYIVKGFRTAVGKAPKGSLRFTRPDVMAATVIEKLMAELPQLDKNRIDDLIVGNAMPEAEQGLNIARLISLMGLNTDKVPGVTVNRYCASGSEAIAIASAKIQAGMADCIIAGGTESMSYIPMGGYKPVPETEIAKTNPDYYWGMGYTAEEVAKQYNITREEQDQFAFESHMKALKANQEGKFANQIVSIPVEYNFLDENQKMQTKKFEFSVDEGPRADTSLAGLTKLRPVFKNGGSVTAGNSSQMSDGAAFVMVMSEEMVKELGLEPEARLVAYAAAGLEPRIMGMGPIYAIPKALKQAGLELKDIDLIELNEAFASQSVAIKKELDLNPDILNVNGGAIALGHPLGCTGTKLTVQLLDEMRKRGNKYGMVSMCVGTGQGAASIFELL, encoded by the coding sequence ATGTCAAAACAAGCATACATAGTAAAAGGATTTAGAACAGCGGTAGGAAAAGCGCCAAAAGGCTCCCTTCGTTTTACTCGTCCTGACGTAATGGCGGCTACAGTTATTGAAAAATTAATGGCTGAACTTCCGCAATTAGACAAAAATAGAATCGATGACCTTATCGTAGGAAACGCAATGCCGGAAGCTGAACAAGGCTTGAACATTGCCCGTTTGATCTCCTTAATGGGATTAAACACAGACAAAGTTCCCGGAGTTACCGTAAACAGATATTGTGCATCGGGAAGTGAGGCGATTGCGATTGCTTCTGCAAAAATTCAGGCAGGAATGGCTGATTGTATCATTGCAGGAGGTACAGAATCAATGTCTTACATTCCGATGGGTGGTTACAAACCGGTTCCTGAAACGGAAATTGCAAAAACAAATCCTGATTATTATTGGGGAATGGGCTACACTGCAGAAGAAGTCGCAAAACAATATAATATCACAAGAGAGGAACAAGATCAATTCGCTTTTGAATCTCATATGAAGGCTTTAAAAGCTAATCAGGAAGGTAAATTTGCCAATCAAATTGTCTCAATTCCTGTTGAGTATAATTTCTTAGACGAAAACCAGAAAATGCAGACTAAAAAGTTTGAATTTTCAGTAGATGAAGGGCCAAGAGCCGATACTTCATTGGCTGGTTTGACTAAATTAAGACCTGTATTTAAAAACGGAGGAAGCGTAACCGCCGGAAACTCTTCTCAAATGAGTGACGGAGCAGCTTTCGTAATGGTGATGAGTGAAGAAATGGTAAAAGAATTAGGATTGGAACCAGAAGCAAGATTAGTAGCTTATGCAGCTGCAGGTCTTGAGCCAAGAATCATGGGAATGGGACCGATTTATGCTATTCCAAAGGCTTTGAAACAGGCAGGTTTAGAATTAAAAGATATTGATTTAATCGAATTAAACGAAGCATTTGCATCTCAATCTGTTGCCATTAAAAAAGAATTAGACTTAAATCCTGATATCTTAAATGTAAACGGAGGAGCCATCGCTTTGGGTCACCCACTTGGATGTACAGGAACTAAATTAACGGTTCAACTTCTTGACGAAATGAGAAAACGCGGAAACAAATACGGAATGGTTTCTATGTGTGTTGGAACGGGACAAGGTGCTGCTTC
- a CDS encoding 3-hydroxyacyl-CoA dehydrogenase/enoyl-CoA hydratase family protein — MKRRIKHVTVLGSGIMGSGIAAHFANIGVEVSLLDIVPFELTEAEQKKGLTKDDKAVRNRIASENFEKLKKASPALLYSPKFADRIKVGNFDDDLLKIKNTDWIIEVVVERLDIKKSVYEKIEQFRKPGTLVSSNTSGIPINMLVEGRSDDFKHYFAGTHFFNPVRYLPLLEIIPTNDTAPEIIDFYMNYGAKFLGKTTVLAKDTPAFIANRIGVFSMMDLLHNVQKLGLTVSEVDKLTGPVIGRPKSATFRTADVVGLDTLVMVANGVRNSGVEANNFNDVFALPDYIQKMVDNKWLGSKTEQGFYKKLKNAEGKCEIHGLNLDTLEYELQGKSSFPTLELTKNIDKSIDRFKVLIGGKDKAGELYRKSLGALFAYVSNKVPEISDEVYKIDDAMRAGFGWENGPFEIWDAVGVQKGIELAKDAGYEVSDWVKNVETFYKVNDEGQSIYVDKNSGEYYKIPGQDSFIILDNIRKNKTLWSNSGASIEDLGDGIINFEIRSKMNSLGGEVLDGLNRAIDLAEKEYDGLVIGNQGTNFSVGANLAMILMMAIEQDWDDLNMAIAYFQKSMMRVRYSSIPVVVAPHGMTLGGGCEMTMHADRVVAAAETYIGLVETGVGVIPGGGGTKELTLRTSREFHSDDVKNNRLREAFMNIAMGKVATSAYEAYDMGILEKGKDIVAVDKRTQIKTAKMLAISLAEHGYTQPIEQKVKVLGKDALGMFYVGTDQMLTGNFISAHDKKIADKLANVMVGGNLSEPTIVTEQYLLNLERETFLQLCGERKTLERIQYMLQNGKPLRN; from the coding sequence ATGAAAAGAAGAATCAAACACGTAACGGTTCTTGGTTCAGGAATTATGGGAAGCGGTATTGCGGCTCACTTCGCTAATATTGGCGTAGAAGTTTCGCTTTTAGATATCGTCCCTTTTGAATTAACTGAAGCAGAACAGAAAAAAGGTTTGACCAAAGATGACAAAGCGGTAAGAAACAGAATCGCTTCTGAAAACTTTGAAAAACTGAAAAAAGCAAGTCCGGCTCTACTCTATTCTCCAAAATTCGCAGATAGAATCAAGGTTGGAAATTTTGATGATGATTTACTAAAAATAAAAAATACAGACTGGATTATTGAAGTTGTAGTTGAAAGACTGGACATCAAAAAATCGGTTTACGAAAAAATTGAACAGTTCAGAAAACCGGGAACTTTAGTTTCTTCAAACACTTCCGGTATTCCAATTAATATGTTGGTGGAAGGAAGAAGCGATGATTTCAAACATTATTTTGCAGGAACGCACTTTTTTAATCCTGTAAGATATCTTCCTCTTTTAGAAATTATTCCTACCAACGATACAGCTCCTGAAATTATTGATTTCTATATGAATTATGGAGCAAAATTCTTAGGTAAAACAACCGTTTTAGCAAAAGATACTCCTGCGTTTATCGCCAATAGAATCGGAGTTTTCTCAATGATGGATTTGCTTCACAACGTTCAGAAATTAGGTTTAACTGTTTCTGAAGTTGATAAATTAACAGGTCCTGTAATTGGTCGTCCAAAATCTGCGACGTTCAGAACAGCTGATGTTGTTGGTTTGGACACATTGGTGATGGTTGCAAATGGTGTTCGTAACAGCGGTGTTGAAGCTAATAATTTTAATGATGTTTTTGCACTTCCAGATTACATCCAGAAAATGGTTGATAACAAATGGTTAGGTTCAAAAACAGAGCAAGGTTTCTATAAAAAATTGAAAAATGCAGAAGGAAAATGTGAAATTCACGGATTAAATCTTGATACCTTAGAATACGAGCTTCAGGGAAAATCTTCTTTCCCGACTTTAGAATTAACTAAAAATATTGATAAGTCGATTGACAGATTTAAAGTTTTAATTGGCGGAAAAGATAAAGCCGGAGAGCTTTACAGAAAATCTTTGGGAGCATTATTCGCTTATGTTTCGAACAAAGTTCCTGAAATTTCTGATGAAGTTTACAAAATCGATGATGCCATGAGAGCAGGTTTCGGTTGGGAAAACGGTCCGTTTGAAATTTGGGATGCCGTTGGCGTTCAAAAAGGTATTGAATTAGCTAAAGATGCTGGTTATGAAGTTTCAGACTGGGTAAAAAATGTAGAAACTTTCTATAAAGTTAATGATGAAGGACAAAGTATATATGTTGATAAAAACTCAGGAGAATATTACAAAATTCCGGGTCAGGATTCTTTCATTATTTTAGATAATATCAGAAAAAATAAAACGCTTTGGAGTAATTCGGGAGCTTCGATTGAAGATTTAGGCGACGGAATTATCAACTTCGAAATCCGTTCTAAAATGAATTCTCTTGGAGGCGAAGTTTTAGATGGATTGAACAGAGCGATTGATTTAGCTGAAAAAGAATATGACGGATTAGTAATCGGAAATCAAGGGACAAATTTCTCTGTTGGAGCAAATTTAGCGATGATTTTAATGATGGCTATCGAGCAGGATTGGGATGATTTGAATATGGCGATTGCTTATTTCCAAAAATCGATGATGAGAGTTCGTTACTCTTCTATTCCTGTTGTCGTTGCTCCTCACGGAATGACGCTTGGTGGTGGTTGCGAAATGACAATGCACGCAGACAGAGTTGTTGCAGCAGCAGAAACTTACATCGGATTGGTTGAAACCGGAGTTGGTGTAATTCCTGGCGGTGGCGGAACAAAAGAATTGACATTGAGAACTTCAAGAGAATTCCATAGTGATGATGTTAAAAACAACAGACTTCGTGAAGCTTTCATGAATATCGCCATGGGTAAAGTAGCAACTTCCGCTTACGAAGCCTACGATATGGGAATCCTTGAAAAAGGAAAAGATATCGTGGCAGTTGATAAAAGAACGCAAATAAAAACAGCAAAAATGTTGGCAATAAGTTTAGCCGAACATGGTTATACTCAACCTATCGAACAAAAAGTAAAAGTTTTGGGTAAAGATGCATTGGGAATGTTCTATGTTGGAACTGACCAAATGTTAACCGGAAATTTCATCTCTGCACACGATAAAAAAATTGCAGATAAATTAGCGAATGTAATGGTCGGTGGAAATCTTTCTGAACCAACAATCGTAACTGAGCAATACCTATTGAATCTTGAAAGAGAAACTTTCTTACAACTTTGTGGCGAAAGAAAAACATTGGAGAGAATTCAGTACATGTTACAAAACGGAAAACCATTAAGAAATTAA
- a CDS encoding MarR family winged helix-turn-helix transcriptional regulator produces MDNNKDKIENVDLILKQTWLAVSKMYTDLAQEHDSTAVQALTLLKIDPKEGTRSTNLGPKMAIEPTSLTRIIKLLEDNGYIYKEKTTTDKREVIIKLTDKGLNSRNMSKEVVVNFNKRVMEKIAPEKLDTFKEVMVEIMKIAVDLNNKK; encoded by the coding sequence ATGGACAATAATAAAGATAAAATAGAAAATGTAGATCTAATTTTAAAGCAGACTTGGCTGGCTGTTTCTAAAATGTATACAGATCTTGCTCAGGAACACGATTCCACAGCTGTTCAGGCGCTTACTCTTCTTAAAATCGATCCTAAAGAAGGAACAAGAAGTACAAATCTAGGTCCTAAAATGGCTATTGAACCGACTTCATTAACAAGGATTATAAAACTTCTTGAAGACAACGGTTATATCTATAAGGAAAAAACAACCACAGACAAGCGTGAAGTGATCATTAAACTTACAGATAAAGGATTGAATTCCAGAAATATGTCTAAAGAAGTTGTCGTTAACTTCAACAAAAGAGTAATGGAAAAGATTGCTCCCGAAAAGTTGGATACTTTCAAGGAAGTGATGGTTGAGATCATGAAAATCGCTGTCGATTTAAATAATAAAAAATAA
- a CDS encoding ABC transporter ATP-binding protein, with product MHLQIKQANIGYNQTLISNASANLNLGDVCLLIGNNGVGKTTLIKSILHQISLLSGEISINNKNIKKLSVKEIAENIAVVFSKSIIPQNYTVEDLISLGKYIYYPFYFELRKEDREEVSNIIKELDLDRYKHTLLKNLSDGNLQKAFIGRALTQNSPIIILDEPTTHLDEKNKIIILKTLRKLAKEQNKLILFSSHDWRLAKEFADKIWYVKDNHLYSGIVEDLLLQHDELTNASLFQVNENFVAPKIIAPDFYKEMLYSLLQKNFQKDLSSLNFELQGNFWVISNDSLKQQCESFEEIVNLVKTIY from the coding sequence ATGCACCTACAAATCAAACAAGCAAACATTGGCTACAACCAAACCTTAATTTCAAATGCATCTGCTAATTTGAATTTAGGAGATGTATGCCTGTTGATTGGTAACAACGGTGTCGGGAAAACTACTTTAATTAAATCTATTCTCCATCAAATTTCTTTATTAAGTGGAGAAATTTCTATTAATAATAAGAATATAAAAAAACTTTCCGTTAAAGAAATCGCGGAAAATATTGCAGTTGTATTTTCAAAGTCGATTATTCCACAAAATTATACGGTTGAAGACCTGATTTCGTTAGGGAAATACATTTACTATCCTTTTTATTTTGAGCTTAGAAAAGAAGATAGAGAAGAAGTCTCGAATATTATTAAAGAATTGGATTTAGATCGATACAAACATACTTTATTGAAAAATCTTTCGGACGGAAACCTTCAAAAAGCATTTATCGGTCGAGCTTTAACCCAAAACTCTCCTATCATCATTCTTGATGAACCGACAACGCATTTAGATGAAAAAAATAAAATTATCATCTTAAAAACACTTAGAAAATTAGCCAAAGAACAAAATAAACTGATTCTTTTTTCTTCCCACGACTGGCGACTGGCAAAGGAATTCGCAGACAAAATATGGTATGTAAAAGACAATCATCTATATTCCGGAATTGTTGAGGATCTTTTACTTCAACATGACGAACTTACGAACGCTTCTTTATTTCAAGTCAATGAAAATTTTGTTGCTCCAAAAATCATTGCACCTGATTTTTATAAAGAAATGTTGTACTCTTTACTTCAAAAAAACTTCCAAAAAGACTTGTCTTCATTAAATTTTGAACTTCAAGGCAACTTTTGGGTTATTTCTAATGATTCCTTGAAACAACAATGCGAATCCTTCGAAGAAATAGTTAATTTAGTGAAAACCATTTACTAA
- a CDS encoding FecCD family ABC transporter permease → MILNKFKILCLLFLIAIIITAIINLNTGFLSLNFQDFFQNSENSQIAEIRVNRVLVMLLAGISIPTSGFLMQEYFQNPLAGPDILGITSVASLSVAFYIFFSYNILLPEFLQNSFLSLSAIGGSLLLMLVLLSISNKFQDKSYLIIFGFLVSAFAGAIVSLLQFYAENQSLKNYILWSFGANNMVTRNQIYVLSILVLIGLFICFKTIKPLIGNSLGTSYAQSLGVNLNQLKLLIIVASSLLSASITAFLGPILFIGIIVPHFCRLIYNPAKLWQQWILNMFLGILMMLLFSIIAEKTQVPLNVISSIFGIPVILMMLLKQNKV, encoded by the coding sequence ATGATATTAAATAAATTTAAAATCCTGTGTTTACTGTTTTTAATCGCAATTATTATTACCGCGATCATTAATCTGAACACAGGATTTTTAAGTCTTAATTTTCAGGATTTTTTTCAGAATTCAGAGAATAGCCAAATTGCAGAAATTCGGGTTAATCGGGTTTTGGTAATGCTACTTGCAGGAATTTCAATTCCAACTTCCGGTTTTCTGATGCAGGAATATTTTCAAAATCCATTAGCCGGACCGGATATTTTAGGTATTACCTCTGTCGCCAGTTTATCTGTCGCATTTTATATCTTTTTTTCTTACAATATTCTTCTTCCTGAATTTCTTCAAAACAGTTTTCTGAGTTTATCTGCCATTGGCGGAAGTTTACTTTTGATGCTGGTTTTATTATCAATATCGAATAAATTCCAGGATAAATCTTACTTAATTATTTTCGGATTTTTAGTTTCCGCATTTGCCGGAGCAATTGTTTCATTGCTTCAGTTTTATGCCGAAAATCAAAGCCTTAAAAACTATATTTTATGGTCTTTCGGAGCGAATAATATGGTGACAAGAAATCAGATTTATGTTTTATCAATTTTAGTTTTGATCGGATTATTTATTTGCTTTAAAACCATAAAACCTCTCATTGGTAATTCATTAGGAACTTCGTACGCGCAAAGTTTAGGTGTAAATTTAAATCAATTAAAATTATTGATAATTGTTGCATCTTCCCTACTTTCCGCATCTATTACAGCGTTTTTGGGACCTATTTTATTCATAGGAATTATTGTTCCGCATTTTTGCAGATTAATTTATAATCCCGCAAAACTCTGGCAGCAATGGATTTTAAATATGTTTTTAGGAATCCTGATGATGTTGTTATTTTCAATAATAGCCGAAAAGACACAAGTTCCTTTAAATGTAATAAGTTCTATATTTGGAATACCTGTGATATTGATGATGCTTTTGAAACAGAATAAGGTTTAA
- a CDS encoding TlpA family protein disulfide reductase has product MRKIILSTIVLVALSSCKKESQKTDDNAATTDTVAVSENTEPASSAVSLKELTTQQASDFLKTKNDTLYVTNFFATWCGPCVREIPHFKEKITELKGKPVKITFVSVDNKDVWNTDVPRFVDEQGIRENTLLLDGKLLDANFFKSNFTKWDGGAIPFTFMRKGDKTDEYLGMITPELLNSKIESFLK; this is encoded by the coding sequence ATGAGGAAGATAATTTTATCCACGATTGTTCTAGTTGCACTTTCTAGTTGTAAAAAAGAGAGCCAGAAAACCGATGATAATGCTGCTACTACAGATACTGTTGCCGTTTCAGAAAATACAGAACCAGCTTCTTCTGCAGTATCTTTAAAAGAATTGACTACCCAGCAAGCATCTGACTTTTTGAAAACTAAAAATGATACTTTATATGTAACCAATTTCTTTGCAACGTGGTGCGGACCTTGTGTAAGAGAAATCCCGCATTTTAAAGAAAAAATAACAGAATTAAAGGGTAAGCCTGTAAAAATAACCTTTGTAAGCGTTGATAATAAAGATGTTTGGAATACAGACGTTCCTCGTTTTGTAGACGAACAGGGAATTCGTGAAAATACACTATTACTTGACGGAAAACTTCTTGACGCTAACTTCTTCAAAAGTAACTTTACAAAATGGGACGGCGGTGCAATTCCTTTTACTTTTATGAGAAAAGGCGACAAGACCGATGAATATTTAGGAATGATAACTCCTGAGTTATTAAATTCTAAAATAGAATCTTTTCTAAAATAA
- a CDS encoding flavin reductase family protein produces the protein MEQQIYKGKLTQFHWLKIAKKEELTKNTFSLEFEIPESLHENFKFEAGQFVSIKFQSHDKEVINDYSMTSAPYEKKISLGIKITSPEGATAQLFKTYTVGDQLLVSEPSGRFTLISKPHEFRTIVAFAAGIGITPILSHFKNILHTEPRTRLFLFFGNKNSEELVYRDLLDNLARTCGDRLQIFYFFSQEKTADQFFYGRLDAKKLNLIINQILHLDDTDEESTIWDAVDEVLICGKGQMIKTLANACYHHGIPKKNIHFELFEEFNDDIYPIEKQFPLIENVEVDFKMFGKEYHAELPDNKDKILQQLLIQKFSVPYSCKSGICGSCECYLEEGEVELLENEYLTEKEEAQGKILACMSIAKTKKIKLNFDFI, from the coding sequence ATGGAACAACAAATCTATAAAGGGAAACTTACACAGTTTCATTGGTTAAAAATAGCGAAAAAGGAAGAACTTACCAAAAATACTTTTTCTCTGGAATTCGAGATTCCTGAGAGTTTGCATGAAAATTTCAAATTTGAGGCAGGGCAGTTTGTAAGTATAAAATTTCAATCTCATGATAAAGAAGTTATTAATGATTATTCAATGACATCTGCTCCCTATGAGAAAAAAATAAGTTTAGGAATAAAAATTACGTCTCCGGAAGGAGCAACTGCGCAATTATTTAAAACTTATACTGTAGGAGATCAATTGCTTGTCAGCGAACCAAGCGGAAGATTTACATTGATTTCGAAGCCTCATGAATTCAGGACAATTGTTGCTTTTGCAGCTGGAATTGGTATTACTCCAATTTTAAGTCATTTTAAAAACATTCTTCATACTGAACCAAGAACCAGATTATTTTTATTTTTTGGAAATAAAAATTCTGAGGAATTGGTTTACCGAGATTTATTAGATAATCTTGCAAGAACCTGTGGCGACAGATTACAGATTTTCTATTTTTTTTCTCAGGAGAAAACTGCCGATCAGTTCTTTTATGGAAGACTTGATGCAAAGAAATTGAACTTAATTATTAATCAAATCCTACATTTAGATGATACAGATGAAGAATCTACGATTTGGGACGCCGTAGATGAAGTTTTGATCTGCGGAAAAGGACAAATGATTAAAACGCTGGCTAATGCCTGCTATCACCATGGGATTCCTAAGAAAAATATTCACTTTGAGCTTTTTGAAGAATTTAATGACGATATTTATCCTATTGAAAAACAATTTCCTTTAATTGAAAATGTGGAAGTCGATTTTAAGATGTTCGGAAAAGAATATCATGCAGAATTACCAGACAATAAGGATAAAATTCTTCAACAGTTATTGATTCAGAAATTTTCTGTTCCTTATTCTTGTAAATCAGGAATCTGCGGAAGTTGCGAATGCTACCTTGAGGAAGGAGAAGTTGAGCTGTTGGAAAATGAATATTTAACGGAAAAAGAAGAAGCACAAGGAAAAATTTTAGCCTGTATGTCTATTGCAAAAACTAAGAAAATAAAGCTTAACTTTGATTTCATTTGA
- a CDS encoding vancomycin high temperature exclusion protein, with amino-acid sequence MRIVKNIFNLTFISIEIGILLICLANAWVFALTGGRTYTKISKIPPREIALVLGTSPKMRSGMSNPYFTKRMDATALLYHHGKIKQIIVSGEKSKGYNEPAAMKKYLVYQEGVPEDIITEDPKGFNTYKSILRCKDIYKKDNVIIVSQGFHNLRALFFARNNNMNALGFDAQDVNKPESFYRNQAREILARVIAVVYFVLGISPD; translated from the coding sequence TTGAGAATCGTAAAAAACATATTTAACCTTACCTTTATATCAATAGAAATTGGAATTCTGCTGATATGTCTCGCCAATGCATGGGTTTTCGCACTTACAGGTGGTAGAACATACACCAAGATCTCAAAAATCCCGCCCCGTGAAATTGCTCTGGTTTTAGGAACATCGCCCAAAATGAGATCGGGAATGTCTAATCCGTATTTTACAAAAAGAATGGATGCCACAGCTTTACTTTACCATCATGGGAAAATTAAACAAATCATTGTGAGCGGGGAAAAAAGTAAAGGCTATAACGAGCCCGCTGCTATGAAAAAGTATCTTGTTTATCAGGAAGGTGTTCCGGAAGATATTATTACAGAAGATCCAAAAGGTTTTAATACGTATAAAAGTATTTTGCGCTGTAAAGATATTTATAAAAAAGATAATGTGATCATCGTTTCACAGGGTTTCCATAATCTTCGTGCTCTGTTTTTTGCAAGAAATAATAATATGAATGCTTTAGGTTTTGATGCTCAGGATGTCAACAAGCCTGAAAGTTTTTACAGAAATCAGGCCAGAGAGATTCTGGCCAGAGTGATTGCTGTAGTTTATTTTGTTTTGGGAATTTCTCCTGATTAG